In Calliopsis andreniformis isolate RMS-2024a chromosome 6, iyCalAndr_principal, whole genome shotgun sequence, a single genomic region encodes these proteins:
- the LOC143180384 gene encoding uncharacterized protein LOC143180384: protein MMTGREQRPEKGQYAVICFTEEQGLSEIPQNWLIHNCLCWWPPNNTKNLSTLITKRIVPNTNTWQKIPIKITKLNQTLQNARKIVEDSDCISTDDQKVEEKHRKKISKWQFSTLQSTSYSDTNCKSEDENLDNEYNNNEFSLPSKYKRVNTLETPSCSKRARIYIPEKDIVDIDIANDVVDDPLKFDSNSFNYISFEEGPHSYLEEQISIEEKNVFTEIYPDKQKRKYNENLEKTSEKSDIVLKVLARLERKIDNLTKRLNRIDGRQLPTPIGSVDTIKKVFPLSNMEDVINFEKQLENETVNNELLTFLDRIGGNTPEDNVKNIFNKLFTNEFAKNHTWCGRKNKQAISNLKLIQVVREKIVTQYQGYRETNFHRTASEWFRLGAQRLSRELKKPLIL from the exons ATGATGACTGGCAGAGAACAAAG gcCTGAGAAAGGGCAGTATGCTGTAATTTGTTTTACTGAAGAACAAGGTTTATCTGAAATTCCACAAAATTGGTTGATCCACAATTGCTTATGTTGGTGGCCACCAAACAATACTAAGAATTTATCAACATTAATTACGAAGCGTATTGTCCCTAATACAAATACATGGCAGAAGATACCTATCAAGATAACAAaattgaacc AAACATTACAAAATGCTAGGAAAATTGTTGAAGACTCAGATTGTATCTCAACAGATGACCAAAAAGTAGAAGAAAAGCATAGGAAAAAAATTTCTAAATGGCAATTTTCAACTCTTCAATCTACATCTTATTCTGATACTAACTGCAAAAGTGAAGACGAAAATCTGGATAATGAGTACAATAACAATG AATTTTCATTACCTTCAAAGTACAAGCGTGTGAATACATTGGAAACTCCCTCATGCTCGAAAAGAGCAAGGATATATATTCCTGAAAAAGATATTGTTGATATTGAC ATCGCCAATGATGTTGTGGACGATCCTTTGAAATTCGATTCGAATTCATTTAATTATATATCATTTGAAGAAGGGCCTCATTCATACTTAGAAGAACAGATATCTATTGaggaaaaaaatgtttttacaGAA ATTTATCCTGATAAACAAAAgagaaagtacaatgaaaacctTGAGAAAACTAGTGAGAAATCAGATATAG TTCTAAAAGTATTAGCTAGATTAGAGCGAAAAATTGATAATCTTACTAAACGTTTGAACCGAATCGATGGGAGACAACTACCAACGCCAATAGGGTCAGTTGACACTATAAAGAAAGTGTTTCCATTATCGAACATGGAAGATGTCATAAACTTCGAGAAACAATTGGAAAATGAAACAGTAAACAATGAGCTT CTCACTTTTCTAGACAGAATTGGTGGAAATACCCCAGAGGAcaatgttaaaaatatttttaataaactatTTACGAATGAATTTGCTAAAAACCACACGTGGTGTGGTAGAAAAAATAAACAGGCTATATCAAATCTTAAATTGATACAAGTAGTTAGAG AAAAAATTGTTACTCAATATCAAGGATACAGGGAAACAAATTTCCATCGCACAGCCAGTGAATGGTTTAGATTAGGGGCGCAAAGACTGTCGAGAGAACTAAAAAAACCCTTAATATTGTGA